The genomic interval CCGCCGGCCTTTCCTCACTGCTGAGGCAACACGGCGTTCATCACGCGGCGGGCGGCGTCCCGTGGGCTGATCGCCTGCTCCCACACCTCGCGCAGGGCCTGCTGGATGGCCTGGTACAGGCGCAGGGAGTCAGGGTCCGCCGGCGCGCTGAAAGCGGAAGATAACTGCCAGCGCACAAAGGCGGCATAGGCATCCTGGGCACCCCACAGGTCCAGGGAGCTGACGCGCGTCGGAAGATGGCCGGCCGCGCGGGTCCAGGGCGCATTGCGCTCCGGCGCCGAGAACCAGTCCAGGAAACGCCGCACCGCCTCGTGACGCGCCGGGTCCGAGGCCACCAGCACAAAGGCCTGGGAACGCGCCACGGTAGCGATGGTGCCGTTCCAGGTAGGGATGGTTGCAAAGGCCAGGTCTTTCCACTCGTTGCGGTTCTTCAGATAGGTCTGGGAGCGCACGTTGCACAATTCGGCACTGCCGTTCAGGCACAGCAGGACTGCGTCATCCGCCGTGTGCGCTTCCAGCATGGCGGGAGGGA from Anaerolineae bacterium carries:
- a CDS encoding extracellular solute-binding protein — translated: GSLRDFLLSAREVAPAILPDLAVVDARDLGVLYSANLLQPMQDLLPENVLNDLFPFARSLAVQFGQPYALPMAADIEHAVYDQRRLDAPPLTWTDVLSDSVSYAFPAGGEDGLVNDTFLLQYFALGGRLKDEEDKLTLDETVLAQVFSFYASGAVAGLFPPAMLEAHTADDAVLLCLNGSAELCNVRSQTYLKNRNEWKDLAFATIPTWNGTIATVARSQAFVLVASDPARHEAVRRFLDWFSAPERNAPWTRAAGHLPTRVSSLDLWGAQDAYAAFVRWQLSSAFSAPADPDSLRLYQAIQQALREVWEQAISPRDAARRVMNAVLPQQ